One Falco biarmicus isolate bFalBia1 chromosome 9, bFalBia1.pri, whole genome shotgun sequence genomic region harbors:
- the BSPRY gene encoding B box and SPRY domain-containing protein, producing the protein MAQRGRGLRPLPERAAELRNKIVDRCERLQLQSAAIARHVDQVLPAKDQGVLNAANVARELVIQRLIFVGNACENEEQRLLEKVHVEEERAQQSILTQRVHWTEALQKLAALRTYLVDVITNLDDQDLVRAEQDIFERTEVAEGILEPQESPKLNFNQTCVQSPLLHRLWASAVLCCIAGSQEIHIDEKTVSPHLSLSEDKKTLTFSPKKAKVDLDCPEQFDHWPNALAIVAFHSGVCAWKVSVEKSYAYKLGVCYSSLPRKGSGNEARLGFNAESWVFSRYDKEFRFLHAGHPQAVELIKSPAEIGVLVDFAGGEVLFYDPDSCTILFSHRETFTEPLYPVFAVAHQSISLVQ; encoded by the exons ATGGcccagcggggccgggggctgcggccgcTGCCGGAGCGGGCGGCGGAGCTGCgg AACAAGATCGTGGACCGGTGCGAGcggctccagctgcagagcgCGGCCATCGCCCGGCACGTGGACCAGGTGCTGCCAGCCAAGGACCAGGGCGTCCTG AACGCAGCCAACGTGGCCCGGGAGCTGGTAATCCAGAGGCTGATCTTCGTGGGGAATGCGTGTGAAAATGAAGAGCAGCGGTTGCTGGAGAAGGTGCACGTGGAGGAGGAGCGGGCGCAGCAGAGCATCCTGACCCAGCGGGTGCACTGGACTGAGGCTTTGCAGAAGCTGGCTGCCCTCCGAACCTACCTGGTGGATGTGATCACCAACCTGGATGACCAGGACCTGGTG CGTGCAGAACAAGACATCTTTGAGAG GACAGAGGTGGCGGAGGGAATCTTAGAGCCACAGGAGTCGCCAAAGTTAAACTTTAATCAGACGTGTGTTCAGAGTCCACTGCTGCATCGACTGTGGGcctctgctgttctctgctgcaTCGCAG GCTCGCAGGAGATTCATATCGATGAGAAAACTGTCAGCCCCCACCTCAGCCTGTCAGAAGACAAGAAAACCCTGACCTTCAGCCCCAAGAAAGCAAAAGTGGACTTGGACTGCCCCGAGCAGTTTGACCACTGGCCCAATGCTTTGGCTATTGTGGCTTTCCACTCAGGAGTCTGTGCGTGGAAGGTCAGCGTGGAGAAGAGCTATGCCTACAAGCTGGGTGTTTGTTACAGCTCCCTGCCACGGAAGGGGTCTGGCAATGAAGCTCGCCTGGGCTTCAACGCCGAATCCTGGGTCTTCTCGCGCTACGACAAGGAGTTCAGGTTCCTGCACGCTGGGCACCCGCAGGCGGTGGAGCTGATCAAGTCTCCGGCCGAGATCGGGGTGCTGGTTGACTTTGCGGGAGGCGAGGTGCTCTTTTACGACCCTGATTCCTGCACCATCCTCTTCTCCCACAGGGAGACCTTCACGGAGCCCCTCTATCCTGTCTTTGCTGTGGCACACCAGAGCATCTCGCTTGTCCAGTGA
- the WDR31 gene encoding WD repeat-containing protein 31 isoform X1, producing the protein MLPGTGQALKAAAYAVGAQNQKNMFPLQAWAVHGSQCNITKNVCNPPSPALLLPLLMPLPAAPQTVAICSWRSGAALRRFVGHEREVSKVTAAPDSDRVFSASRDKTVMMWELHGTSGPSQRFLGHDLVVTGLAVSPDASQLCSGSRDNTVCKWDTETGECLGRAAISRNLVTHLSWVPGEPYVIQTSEDKTIRIWDSRELQVAHTFPAKQHIQTCCDASQDGRYCLSSSSGSAGEGSEATLWDLRQTRNRVCEYKGHLQTTTSCVFLPRGPAVTPSIATSSYDSTVKVWDRDTGACLASLCLEGSGPLVSLAVCDSSTLLCASFHSGIHVLRMSDGADPALEEVAAF; encoded by the exons ATGTTACCTGGCACAGGACAGGCTCTAAAGGCAGCTGCATATGCTGTAGGAGCTCAAAACCAGAAGAACATGTTCCCTCTCCAAGCTTGGGCTGTGCACGGGTCTCAGTGTAACATAACCAAGAACGTGTGTAATCCTCCTTCACccgctctgctgctgcccctgctgatgcctctccctgctgctccgCAGACCGTGGCCATTTGCAGCTGGAGATCTGGGGCTGCACTGCGGCGGTTCGTCGGGCACGAGCGGGAGGTCTCCAAG GTCACCGCTGCCCCTGACTCAGACAGAGTCTTCAGTGCATCGCGGGACAAGACAGTGATGATGTGGGAGCTTCACGGGACCTCGGGGCCAAGCCAGCGCTTCCTGGGACACGACCTGGTTGTTACTGGACTGGCTGTGAGCCCAG ATGCCTCCCAGCTGTGCTCAGGTTCACGAGACAACACCGTGTGCAAGTGGGACACAGAGACCGGAGAGTGTCTGGGCAGAGCCGCTATCTCCAGGAATCTG GTCACACATCTGAGCTGGGTTCCAGGAGAACCTTATGTCATCCAGACCTCAGAGGATAAAACAATCAG GATCTGGGACAGCCGGGAGCTGCAGGTGGCACACACGTTCCCAGCCAAGCAGCACATTCAGACGTGCTGCGATGCCAGCCAGGACGGGCGGTactgcctcagcagcagcagtggctccGCGGGCGAGGGCAGCGAGGCCACC CTGTGGGACCTACGGCAGACAAGAAACCGAGTGTGCGAGTACAAAGGGCATTTACAGACCACGACCTCATGCGTCTTCCTTCCACGCGGCCCAGCTGTCACCCCCAGCATTGCCACGTCCTCCTACGACAGCACAGTGAAGGTCTGGGACCGTGACACTGGAG CCTGCCTGGCCTCCTTGTGCCTCGAGGGATCGGGACCACTGGTCTCACTGGCCGTCTGTGACAGCTCCACACTGCTCTGCGCAAGTTTTCACTCGGGAATTCACGTACTCCGGATGAGTGACGGTGCAGACCCGGCgctggaggaggtggcagcATTTTGA
- the PRPF4 gene encoding U4/U6 small nuclear ribonucleoprotein Prp4 isoform X1 yields the protein MASARAPAAKGGARPPAPAESKINNSNTTSGSLSDAAKSKPAEESDAPPPKRAPIFYGSLEEKERERLAKGESGLLGKEGMKAAIEAGNINISSGEVFDLEDHMSERQAEVLAEFERRKRARQINVSTDDSEVKACLRALGEPITLFGEGPAERRERLRNILSVVGTDALKKTRKDDDRSKKSKEEYQQTWYHEGPRSLKTARLWLANYSLPRAVKRLEEARLLKEIPEATRTSQRQELHKSLRSLNNFCSQIGDDRPLSYCHFSPNSKLLATACWSGLCKLWSVPDCNLVHTLRGHNTNVGAIVFHPKATVSLDKKDVNLASCAADGSVKLWSLESDEPVADIEGHSMRVARVMWHPSGRFLGTTCYDHSWRLWDLEAQEEILHQEGHSKGVYDIAFHTDGSLAGTGGLDAFGRVWDLRTGRCIMFLEGHLKEIYGVNFSPNGYHVATGSGDNTCKVWDLRQRKCIYTIPAHQNLVTGVKFEPNHGNFLLTGAYDNTAKIWTHPGWSPLKTLAGHEGKVMGLDISLDGQLIATCSYDRTFKLWTAE from the exons ATGGCTTCTGCACGGGCACCGGCGGCGAAAGGCGgcgcccgcccccccgcgcctgcagag TCCAAAATTAACAACTCGAATACAACTTCAGGGTCTCTTAGTGAT GCTGCAAAGAGCAAGCCTGCAGAAGAGAGCGATGCTCCTCCACCCAAGAGGGCCCCCATCTTTTATGGCAGtttggaagagaaggaaagggagcGTCTGGCAAAAGGAGAATCAGGGCTGCTGGGAAAAGAAGGGATGAAAGCTGCGATTGAGGCTGGCAACATCAACATAAGCAGCG gTGAGGTCTTTGATCTTGAAGACCACATGAGCGAGCGGCAGGCAGAAGTTCTGGCTGAGTTTGAGCGCAGGAAGAGAGCCCGGCAGATCAACGTCTCCACTGATGACTCTGAAGTGAAGGCCTGTTTGCGAGCACTTGGGGAGCCCATCACGCTCTTTGGAGAAGGCCCTgcagaaaggagggagag ATTAAGAAATATCCTTTCAGTGGTTGGCAcagatgcattaaaaaagacGAGGAAAGATGACGACAGGTCTAAAAAATCCAAAGAAGAG TATCAGCAAACCTGGTACCACGAAGGACCACGCAGTCTGAAAACAGCGAGGCTGTGGCTTGCTAACTACTCGCTGCCCAG GGCAGTGAAGCGGCTAGAAGAAGCCCGTCTACTCAAAGAGATTCCAGAGGCAACCAGGACATCACAGAGACAGGAGCTACACAAATCCCTGCGA TCCTTGAATAACTTCTGCAGTCAGATTGGAGATGATCGCCCGCTGTCCTACTGCCACTTCAGCCCCAATTCCAAACTTCTCGCTACTGCCTGTTG GAGCGGATTGTGCAAGCTCTGGTCTGTGCCTGACTGCAACCTTGTTCACACCTTACGAG GACACAACACCAACGTAGGAGCGATAGTCTTCCATCCCAAAGCCACTGTCTCCCTAGACAAGAAGGATGTTAACCTGGCCTCGTGTGCGGCTGATGGTTCTGTCAAACTCTGGAGCCTTGAAAG tGATGAACCAGTGGCAGATATTGAAGGACACAGCATGAGAGTGGCACGTGTGATGTGGCACCCGTCTGGGAGGTTCCTGGGTACTACCTG CTACGATCACTCGTGGCGCTTGTGGGACCTGGAAGCTCAGGAAGAGATTCTCCATCAGGAGGGGCACAGCAAAGGGGTCTATGACATTGCCTTTCACACGGATGGGTCTCTCGCTGGGACTGG TGGACTGGATGCTTTTGGCCGGGTGTGGGACTTGCGCACAGGACGCTGTATCATGTTTCTAGAAGGCCACCTGAAGGAGATCTACGGGGTTAACTTCTCCCCAAATGG ATACCACGTCGCAACTGGCAGTGGTGACAATACCTGCAAGGTATGGGACCTCCGCCAGAGGAAGTGCATCTACACCATTCCTGCCCATCAGAACCTGGTGACTGGAGTGAAATTTGAAC ccaaTCACGGTAACTTCCTGCTCACAGGCGCTTACGACAACACCGCAAAGATCTGGACTCACCCTGGCTGGTCCCCTCTGAAGACCCTGGCTGGTCACGAGGGGAAGGTGATGGGACTGGATATCTCCCTCGATGGCCAGCTGATAGCGACCTGCTCCTATGACAGAACCTTCAAGCTGTGGACAGCGGAGTAG
- the PRPF4 gene encoding U4/U6 small nuclear ribonucleoprotein Prp4 isoform X2, which yields MASARAPAAKGGARPPAPAEAAKSKPAEESDAPPPKRAPIFYGSLEEKERERLAKGESGLLGKEGMKAAIEAGNINISSGEVFDLEDHMSERQAEVLAEFERRKRARQINVSTDDSEVKACLRALGEPITLFGEGPAERRERLRNILSVVGTDALKKTRKDDDRSKKSKEEYQQTWYHEGPRSLKTARLWLANYSLPRAVKRLEEARLLKEIPEATRTSQRQELHKSLRSLNNFCSQIGDDRPLSYCHFSPNSKLLATACWSGLCKLWSVPDCNLVHTLRGHNTNVGAIVFHPKATVSLDKKDVNLASCAADGSVKLWSLESDEPVADIEGHSMRVARVMWHPSGRFLGTTCYDHSWRLWDLEAQEEILHQEGHSKGVYDIAFHTDGSLAGTGGLDAFGRVWDLRTGRCIMFLEGHLKEIYGVNFSPNGYHVATGSGDNTCKVWDLRQRKCIYTIPAHQNLVTGVKFEPNHGNFLLTGAYDNTAKIWTHPGWSPLKTLAGHEGKVMGLDISLDGQLIATCSYDRTFKLWTAE from the exons ATGGCTTCTGCACGGGCACCGGCGGCGAAAGGCGgcgcccgcccccccgcgcctgcagag GCTGCAAAGAGCAAGCCTGCAGAAGAGAGCGATGCTCCTCCACCCAAGAGGGCCCCCATCTTTTATGGCAGtttggaagagaaggaaagggagcGTCTGGCAAAAGGAGAATCAGGGCTGCTGGGAAAAGAAGGGATGAAAGCTGCGATTGAGGCTGGCAACATCAACATAAGCAGCG gTGAGGTCTTTGATCTTGAAGACCACATGAGCGAGCGGCAGGCAGAAGTTCTGGCTGAGTTTGAGCGCAGGAAGAGAGCCCGGCAGATCAACGTCTCCACTGATGACTCTGAAGTGAAGGCCTGTTTGCGAGCACTTGGGGAGCCCATCACGCTCTTTGGAGAAGGCCCTgcagaaaggagggagag ATTAAGAAATATCCTTTCAGTGGTTGGCAcagatgcattaaaaaagacGAGGAAAGATGACGACAGGTCTAAAAAATCCAAAGAAGAG TATCAGCAAACCTGGTACCACGAAGGACCACGCAGTCTGAAAACAGCGAGGCTGTGGCTTGCTAACTACTCGCTGCCCAG GGCAGTGAAGCGGCTAGAAGAAGCCCGTCTACTCAAAGAGATTCCAGAGGCAACCAGGACATCACAGAGACAGGAGCTACACAAATCCCTGCGA TCCTTGAATAACTTCTGCAGTCAGATTGGAGATGATCGCCCGCTGTCCTACTGCCACTTCAGCCCCAATTCCAAACTTCTCGCTACTGCCTGTTG GAGCGGATTGTGCAAGCTCTGGTCTGTGCCTGACTGCAACCTTGTTCACACCTTACGAG GACACAACACCAACGTAGGAGCGATAGTCTTCCATCCCAAAGCCACTGTCTCCCTAGACAAGAAGGATGTTAACCTGGCCTCGTGTGCGGCTGATGGTTCTGTCAAACTCTGGAGCCTTGAAAG tGATGAACCAGTGGCAGATATTGAAGGACACAGCATGAGAGTGGCACGTGTGATGTGGCACCCGTCTGGGAGGTTCCTGGGTACTACCTG CTACGATCACTCGTGGCGCTTGTGGGACCTGGAAGCTCAGGAAGAGATTCTCCATCAGGAGGGGCACAGCAAAGGGGTCTATGACATTGCCTTTCACACGGATGGGTCTCTCGCTGGGACTGG TGGACTGGATGCTTTTGGCCGGGTGTGGGACTTGCGCACAGGACGCTGTATCATGTTTCTAGAAGGCCACCTGAAGGAGATCTACGGGGTTAACTTCTCCCCAAATGG ATACCACGTCGCAACTGGCAGTGGTGACAATACCTGCAAGGTATGGGACCTCCGCCAGAGGAAGTGCATCTACACCATTCCTGCCCATCAGAACCTGGTGACTGGAGTGAAATTTGAAC ccaaTCACGGTAACTTCCTGCTCACAGGCGCTTACGACAACACCGCAAAGATCTGGACTCACCCTGGCTGGTCCCCTCTGAAGACCCTGGCTGGTCACGAGGGGAAGGTGATGGGACTGGATATCTCCCTCGATGGCCAGCTGATAGCGACCTGCTCCTATGACAGAACCTTCAAGCTGTGGACAGCGGAGTAG
- the CDC26 gene encoding anaphase-promoting complex subunit CDC26, which produces MLRRKPTRLELKLDDIEEFESIRKDLESRKKQREDAEVPAAGEEAASIALGADHKSREQIINDRIGYKPQPKAGGRAAHFGTFEF; this is translated from the exons ATGCTGCGGCGGAAGCCGACGCGGCTGGAGTTGAAGCTGGACGACATCGAGGAGTTTGAGAGCATCCGGAAGGACCTGGAG AGCCGCAAGAAGCAGCGGGAGGACGCGGAGGTGCCGGCGGCCGGCGAGGAGGCGGCGAGCATCGCGCTGGGCGCCGACCACAAGAGCCGGGAGCAGATCATCAATGACCGCATCGGCTATAAGCCTCAGCCCAAGGccggcggccgcgccgcccACTTCGGCACCTTCGAGTTCTAA
- the HDHD3 gene encoding haloacid dehalogenase-like hydrolase domain-containing protein 3 — protein MLRLRLLTWDVKDTLLRLRQPVGESYAAEARAHGVQVQPEMLSRSFREVYRAQSRHFPNYGRGQGLSSRQWWVDVVKQTFRLSGVHEDGVLTLMAENLYHDFCSAHNWEVLPGASETLSRCCQRGFHMGVVSNFDNRLENVLSQSNLWHHFEFVLTSEDTGFAKPDRRIFEKALRLSGVPPEQAAHVGDDYTRDYRAARAVGMHGFLLRTAGQGEEPAVPPEHVLPTLGHLLALIEKG, from the coding sequence ATGCTTAGGCTCCGCTTACTGACCTGGGATGTGAAGGACACACTGCTGCGGCTGCGGCAGCCGGTGGGGGAGAGTTACGCAGCCGAGGCCCGGGCTCATGGGGTGCAGGTGCAGCCGGAGATGCTCAGTCGGTCATTCCGGGAGGTGTACAGAGCCCAGAGCCGGCACTTCCCCAACTACGGCCGCGGCCAGGGGCTCAGCTCCCGGCAGTGGTGGGTTGATGTTGTGAAACAGACCTTCAGGCTCTCAGGCGTGCATGAAGATGGAGTCCTAACACTGATGGCAGAAAACCTCTACCATGACTTCTGCAGTGCCCACAACTGGGAGGTACTGCCTGGAGCCAGTGAGACCCTGAGCCGGTGCTGCCAGCGTGGCTTCCACATGGGGGTTGTCTCCAACTTCGATAACCGGCTGGAAAATGTCCTCTCTCAGTCCAACCTGTGGCACCACTTTGAATTCGTCCTCACTTCTGAGGACACAGGCTTCGCCAAGCCAGACAGGAGGATCTTTGAGAAAGCCCTGCGCCTCAGTGGGGTCCccccagagcaggcagctcaCGTGGGGGATGACTACACCCGCGACTACAGGGCAGCCCGTGCCGTGGGCATGCATGGCTTTCTGCTTCGGACTGCTGGGCAGGGCGAGGAGCCAGCCGTGCCCCCTGAGCATGTCCTGCCTACGCTCGGCCACCTCCTGGCTCTTATTGAAAAGGGGTAG
- the WDR31 gene encoding WD repeat-containing protein 31 isoform X2, producing MGKLQSKITFHTTKYRADGSVEETGPVRAVRQHGPTHTDAVASVAALKPDLCVSGGRDKTVAICSWRSGAALRRFVGHEREVSKVTAAPDSDRVFSASRDKTVMMWELHGTSGPSQRFLGHDLVVTGLAVSPDASQLCSGSRDNTVCKWDTETGECLGRAAISRNLVTHLSWVPGEPYVIQTSEDKTIRIWDSRELQVAHTFPAKQHIQTCCDASQDGRYCLSSSSGSAGEGSEATLWDLRQTRNRVCEYKGHLQTTTSCVFLPRGPAVTPSIATSSYDSTVKVWDRDTGACLASLCLEGSGPLVSLAVCDSSTLLCASFHSGIHVLRMSDGADPALEEVAAF from the exons ATGGGGAAACTGCAGAGTAAAATCACCTTCCACACCACCAAATACAG ggccgATGGCTCCGTGGAAGAGACAGGACCTGTCCGAGCCGTCAGGCAGCACGGCCCCACGCACACCGATGCCGTCGCTTCTGTGGCTGCTCTCAAACCAGACCTGTGTGTGTCAGGAGGACGAGATAAG ACCGTGGCCATTTGCAGCTGGAGATCTGGGGCTGCACTGCGGCGGTTCGTCGGGCACGAGCGGGAGGTCTCCAAG GTCACCGCTGCCCCTGACTCAGACAGAGTCTTCAGTGCATCGCGGGACAAGACAGTGATGATGTGGGAGCTTCACGGGACCTCGGGGCCAAGCCAGCGCTTCCTGGGACACGACCTGGTTGTTACTGGACTGGCTGTGAGCCCAG ATGCCTCCCAGCTGTGCTCAGGTTCACGAGACAACACCGTGTGCAAGTGGGACACAGAGACCGGAGAGTGTCTGGGCAGAGCCGCTATCTCCAGGAATCTG GTCACACATCTGAGCTGGGTTCCAGGAGAACCTTATGTCATCCAGACCTCAGAGGATAAAACAATCAG GATCTGGGACAGCCGGGAGCTGCAGGTGGCACACACGTTCCCAGCCAAGCAGCACATTCAGACGTGCTGCGATGCCAGCCAGGACGGGCGGTactgcctcagcagcagcagtggctccGCGGGCGAGGGCAGCGAGGCCACC CTGTGGGACCTACGGCAGACAAGAAACCGAGTGTGCGAGTACAAAGGGCATTTACAGACCACGACCTCATGCGTCTTCCTTCCACGCGGCCCAGCTGTCACCCCCAGCATTGCCACGTCCTCCTACGACAGCACAGTGAAGGTCTGGGACCGTGACACTGGAG CCTGCCTGGCCTCCTTGTGCCTCGAGGGATCGGGACCACTGGTCTCACTGGCCGTCTGTGACAGCTCCACACTGCTCTGCGCAAGTTTTCACTCGGGAATTCACGTACTCCGGATGAGTGACGGTGCAGACCCGGCgctggaggaggtggcagcATTTTGA